The following proteins come from a genomic window of Mustela lutreola isolate mMusLut2 chromosome 6, mMusLut2.pri, whole genome shotgun sequence:
- the LOC131833293 gene encoding histone H2A type 1-A: MSGRGKQGGKARAKAKSRSSRAGLQFPVGRIHRLLRKGNYAERTGAGAPVYLAAVLEYLTAEILELAGNASRDNKKTRIIPRHLQLAIRNDEELNKLLGGVTIAQGGVLPNIQAVLLPKKTESHHHKVQSK, from the coding sequence ATGTCTGGACGCGGGAAGCAGGGTGGCAAAGCTCGCGCTAAGGCCAAATCCAGGTCATCTAGAGCAGGCCTCCAGTTCCCAGTGGGCCGAATCCACCGTCTGCTCCGAAAGGGCAACTATGCAGAGCGCACTGGGGCTGGTGCACCCGTGTACCTGGCGGCCGTGCTGGAATACCTCACTGCAGAGATTCTAGAGTTGGCGGGCAATGCGTCTCGGGACAACAAGAAGACGCGCATCATCCCGCGCCATTTACAGTTGGCCATCCGCAATGACGAGGAGCTCAACAAGCTTCTGGGCGGTGTGACCATCGCGCAGGGCGGTGTCCTGCCCAACATCCAGGCCGTGCTGCTGCCCAAGAAGACCGAGAGCCACCACCACAAAGTCCAGAGCAAATAG
- the LOC131833294 gene encoding histone H2B type 1-A yields the protein MPELTSKGTTISKKGFKKAVTKTQKKEGKKRKRCRKESYSIYIYKVLKQVHPDTGISSKAMSIMNSFVTDIFERIAGEASRLAHYNKRSTITSREIQTAVRLLLPGELAKHAVSEGTKAVTKYTSSK from the coding sequence ATGCCAGAGCTGACTTCAAAGGGCACGACCATTTCTAAGAAGGGCTTCAAAAAAGCTGTAACTAAAactcagaagaaagaaggaaagaagcgcAAGAGATGCCGCAAAGAGAGCTATTCCATTTACATCTACAAGGTGCTGAAGCAGGTGCACCCTGACACCGGCATCTCTTCGAAAGCCATGAGCATCATGAATTCCTTTGTAACGGACATCTTCGAGCGCATCGCGGGCGAGGCGTCCCGCCTGGCGCACTACAACAAGCGCTCGACCATCACGTCCAGGGAGATCCAGACGGCCGTGCGCCTGCTGCTGCCCGGGGAGCTGGCCAAGCACGCCGTGTCCGAGGGCACCAAGGCTGTCACCAAGTACACCAGCTCCAAGTGA
- the LOC131833295 gene encoding histone H2B type 1-A-like: protein MPELTSKGTTISKKGFKKAVTKTQRKEGKKRKRCRKESYSIYIYKVLKQVHPDTGISSKAMGIMNSFVNDIFERIAGEASRLAHYNKRSTITSREIQTAVRLLLPGELAKHAVSEGTKAVTKYTSSK, encoded by the coding sequence ATGCCAGAGCTGACTTCGAAGGGCACTACCATTTCCAAGAAAGGTTTCAAGAAAGCAGTAACAAAAActcagagaaaagaagggaaaaagcgTAAGAGATGTCGCAAAGAGAGCTATTCCATTTACATCTATAAGGTGCTGAAGCAGGTGCACCCCGACACCGGCATCTCGTCCAAGGCCATGGGCATCATGAACTCGTTCGTCAACGACATCTTCGAGCGCATCGCGGGCGAGGCGTCCCGCCTGGCGCACTACAACAAGCGCTCGACCATCACGTCCAGGGAGATCCAGACGGCCGTGCGCCTGCTGCTGCCCGGGGAGCTGGCCAAGCACGCCGTGTCCGAGGGCACCAAGGCCGTCACCAAGTACACCAGCTCCAAGTAA
- the LOC131834832 gene encoding histone H2A type 1-H-like: MTGGGKQGGKARAKAKTRSSRAGLQFPVGRVHRLLRKGNYSERVGAGAPVYLAAVLEYLTAEILELAGNAARDNKKTHIIPRHLQLAIRNDEELNKLLGRVTIAQGGVLPNIQAVLLPKKTESHPHKVQSK, translated from the coding sequence ATGACAGGTGGAGGCAAGCAGGGCGGCAAGGCGCGCGCCAAGGCCAAGACGCGCTCGTCGCGGGCAGGTCTGCAGTTCCCGGTGGGCCGCGTGCACCGCCTGCTCCGCAAGGGCAACTACTCGGAGCGGGTCGGGGCCGGCGCGCCCGTGTACCTGGCGGCCGTGCTCGAGTACCTGACGGCCGAGATCCTGGAGCTGGCGGGCAACGCGGCGCGCGACAACAAGAAGACGCACATCATCCCGCGCCACCTGCAGCTGGCCATCCGCAACGACGAGGAGCTCAACAAGCTGCTGGGCCGCGTCACCATCGCGCAGGGCGGCGTGCTGCCCAACATCCAGGCCGTGCTGCTGCCCAAGAAGACCGAGAGCCACCCTCATAAAGTCCAGTCCAAGTAA